One window of Paenibacillus albicereus genomic DNA carries:
- a CDS encoding exonuclease SbcCD subunit D produces the protein MKFIHTADWHLGKLVQGVYMTDDQRFALEQLLEAVERERPDAVVIAGDLYDRAVPPTEAVELLDETLSRLVIGLDTPVIAVAGNHDSPDRIRFGSRLMAGRGLHLAGRYDPDAEPVRLRDAHGEVHFHLLPYCDPSAVRLALGDETIRTHDDAMRAAAARLAERLDPSARHVLVGHAFVTPGGRPQDNTSDSERPLSIGGAEHVDARHFEPFHYAALGHLHQAHWVGRESVRYAGSPLKYSVSEERHRKGYLVVELDADGAASTEQRLIEPRRDMRRVSGYIRDIEAAETSDDYVFVTLLDDNPVLFPMEKVRASYPNALHVERRPAAPPAVAGGAAEAAAAAGEQGARRASDPASLFEGFYREVRGTELSESKKRLFQEVCGRVLGAEEAAG, from the coding sequence ATGAAGTTCATCCATACGGCCGACTGGCATCTGGGCAAGCTCGTGCAGGGCGTCTACATGACGGACGACCAGCGCTTCGCTCTGGAGCAGCTGTTGGAGGCGGTCGAACGGGAGCGGCCCGACGCCGTCGTCATCGCCGGCGACCTGTACGACCGGGCGGTGCCGCCGACGGAGGCGGTAGAGCTGCTCGACGAGACGCTCTCGCGCCTCGTCATCGGCCTCGACACGCCGGTCATCGCCGTCGCCGGCAACCATGACAGTCCCGACCGGATCCGCTTCGGCAGCCGGCTGATGGCCGGACGCGGGCTCCATCTGGCGGGACGCTACGACCCGGACGCGGAGCCGGTGCGGCTGCGGGACGCGCATGGCGAGGTCCATTTTCACCTGCTGCCGTACTGCGATCCGTCGGCCGTCCGGCTGGCGCTCGGCGACGAGACGATCCGGACGCATGACGACGCGATGCGGGCGGCGGCCGCCCGCTTGGCGGAGCGCCTCGATCCGTCGGCGCGCCATGTGCTCGTCGGGCATGCGTTCGTCACGCCCGGCGGCCGCCCGCAGGACAATACGAGCGACTCGGAGCGGCCGCTGTCGATCGGCGGAGCCGAGCACGTGGACGCGCGGCATTTCGAGCCGTTCCACTATGCGGCGCTCGGCCATCTGCACCAGGCGCACTGGGTCGGACGCGAGAGCGTGCGCTACGCGGGCTCGCCGCTCAAGTATTCCGTCTCGGAGGAGCGCCACCGCAAGGGCTACCTGGTCGTGGAGCTGGACGCGGACGGCGCTGCTTCGACGGAGCAGCGGCTCATCGAGCCGCGCCGCGACATGCGCCGGGTAAGCGGATACATAAGGGACATCGAGGCGGCGGAGACGAGCGACGATTACGTGTTCGTGACGCTGCTGGACGACAATCCGGTGCTGTTCCCGATGGAAAAGGTGCGCGCGTCCTACCCGAACGCGCTGCATGTGGAGCGCCGGCCGGCTGCGCCGCCGGCTGTGGCGGGGGGCGCAGCCGAGGCGGCTGCAGCCGCCGGAGAGCAAGGCGCGCGGCGGGCGAGCGATCCGGCGTCGTTGTTCGAGGGCTTTTACCGGGAGGTGCGCGGCACCGAGCTGAGCGAGAGCAAGAAGCGCCTGTTCCAAGAAGTATGCGGACGGGTGCTCGGCGCAGAGGAGGCGGCGGGATGA
- a CDS encoding site-2 protease family protein yields MEGLQSLIRFPLDELPFIALVLIIAFTLHEFAHAYAAYKFGDDTAYKQGRVTLNPAVHLDFLGTFLILIAGFGWAKPVPVNPLNFKRPRLMNIVVALVGPLSNLLLMALGAFLWQLFNSTDLLLGASDRVVEALSIFLHYFIYLNGMLFLFNLLPLPPLDGYRILYELLPRRTRIQLDQYSQWGIFIFLLIVFIRPLNEATLQPYLALVGDLHVMFRSFFEALF; encoded by the coding sequence ATGGAGGGATTGCAAAGCCTCATCCGCTTCCCGCTGGACGAGCTGCCGTTCATCGCGCTCGTGCTCATCATCGCGTTCACGCTGCATGAATTCGCGCATGCGTATGCCGCCTACAAGTTCGGCGACGATACGGCGTACAAGCAAGGGCGCGTCACGCTCAACCCGGCCGTGCATCTCGACTTCCTCGGCACGTTCCTGATCCTGATCGCCGGCTTCGGCTGGGCGAAGCCGGTGCCGGTCAACCCGCTCAACTTCAAGCGGCCGCGCCTCATGAACATCGTCGTGGCTCTCGTCGGACCGCTCAGCAACCTGCTGCTGATGGCGCTCGGCGCGTTTTTATGGCAGCTTTTCAACTCCACGGATCTGCTGCTCGGCGCTTCGGATCGCGTCGTCGAGGCACTTTCGATCTTCCTGCACTACTTCATCTACCTCAACGGCATGCTGTTCCTGTTCAACCTGCTGCCGCTGCCTCCGCTGGACGGCTACCGCATTTTGTACGAGCTGCTGCCGCGCCGCACGCGCATCCAGCTCGACCAGTACTCGCAGTGGGGGATCTTCATTTTCTTGCTCATTGTCTTCATCCGGCCGCTCAACGAGGCCACGTTGCAGCCGTATCTGGCTCTTGTCGGAGATCTGCATGTCATGTTCCGATCGTTTTTCGAAGCCCTTTTTTAA
- the mtaB gene encoding tRNA (N(6)-L-threonylcarbamoyladenosine(37)-C(2))-methylthiotransferase MtaB has protein sequence MPSVALHTLGCKVNFYDTEAIWQLFKNEGYEQVDFDTDKADVYLINTCHVTNTGDKKSRQVIRRAIRRNPDAVIAVTGCYAQTSPAEILDIPGVDLVIGTQDRERMMDYVRQVQAERVPVNAVRNIMKTREFEELDVPDFADRTRAFLKIQEGCNNFCTFCIIPWSRGLSRSRDPQSVVAQARKLVEAGFKEIVLTGIHTGGYGDDLDRYKLSDLLWDLDKVDGLERIRISSIEASQIDEDMIEVLNKSSKMCRHLHVPLQAGDDTVLKRMRRKYTTEEYAATIRRLHEAMPGVAITTDVIVGFPGESEEQFEAGYAYMKELGFSEMHVFPYSKRTGTPAARMEEQVDEAVKNERVHRLIDLSETMQLAYAEQYVGQTLGVIPEREHKGSAPGSGLMMGYTDNYIQVVFQGDESMIGKLCRVEITEAGVNESRGRLVEVVQEQPARLEKAGA, from the coding sequence ATGCCATCGGTAGCCCTTCACACCTTAGGCTGCAAAGTCAACTTTTACGATACCGAGGCGATCTGGCAGCTGTTCAAGAACGAAGGCTACGAGCAAGTGGACTTCGACACGGACAAGGCCGACGTCTATCTCATCAATACATGCCATGTCACCAACACGGGCGACAAGAAAAGCCGGCAGGTGATCCGCCGCGCGATCCGGCGCAATCCGGACGCGGTCATCGCCGTAACGGGCTGCTACGCGCAGACGTCGCCGGCGGAGATCCTCGACATCCCGGGTGTCGACCTCGTCATCGGCACGCAGGACCGCGAGCGGATGATGGACTACGTCCGCCAGGTGCAGGCCGAGCGCGTGCCGGTGAACGCCGTCCGCAACATCATGAAGACGCGCGAGTTCGAGGAGCTGGACGTGCCGGACTTCGCCGACCGCACGCGGGCGTTCCTGAAAATCCAGGAGGGCTGCAACAACTTCTGCACGTTCTGCATCATCCCGTGGTCGCGCGGGCTGTCCCGCAGCCGCGATCCGCAGAGCGTCGTCGCGCAGGCGCGCAAGCTCGTCGAGGCCGGCTTCAAGGAGATCGTGCTGACCGGCATCCACACGGGAGGCTACGGCGACGATCTGGACCGCTACAAGCTGTCCGACCTGCTGTGGGATCTGGACAAGGTGGACGGGCTGGAGCGCATCCGCATCAGCTCGATCGAGGCGAGCCAGATCGACGAGGACATGATCGAGGTGCTCAACAAGTCTTCGAAAATGTGCCGCCATCTGCATGTGCCGCTCCAGGCCGGGGACGACACGGTGCTCAAGCGCATGCGCCGCAAGTACACGACCGAGGAATACGCGGCGACGATCCGCCGCCTGCACGAGGCGATGCCGGGCGTGGCCATCACGACCGACGTCATCGTCGGCTTCCCGGGCGAGAGCGAGGAGCAGTTCGAGGCGGGCTACGCGTACATGAAGGAGCTCGGCTTCTCCGAAATGCACGTCTTCCCGTACTCCAAGCGGACCGGCACGCCGGCCGCGCGGATGGAGGAACAAGTGGACGAGGCGGTCAAGAACGAGCGCGTCCACCGGCTGATCGACCTGTCGGAGACGATGCAGCTCGCCTATGCCGAGCAGTACGTCGGCCAGACGCTGGGCGTCATCCCGGAGCGCGAGCACAAGGGCAGCGCGCCGGGCTCGGGCCTCATGATGGGGTACACGGACAACTATATCCAGGTCGTATTCCAGGGCGACGAGTCGATGATCGGCAAGCTGTGCCGCGTCGAGATCACGGAGGCGGGCGTCAACGAGAGCCGCGGACGCCTCGTCGAGGTCGTGCAGGAGCAGCCGGCAAGGCTGGAAAAGGCAGGAGCCTGA
- a CDS encoding AAA family ATPase, which produces MRPITLSMTAFGPYRDEEAIDFEPLRGRGLFVISGQTGAGKTTVFDALCYALYGAASGEDRAETRLLRSHFAGDDQPTSVELVFETKGRRYRVFRQMAHRRAGNKSETGGKAELYELSAGGEAPAVDRFHVKEVDARLEELVGLTRDQFIQIVMLPQGEFRKLLTSDTENKEEILRRLFGTELYRRLEESFAARARELREAVKGDRQRLLYIGEQARADLPAREESRLAAVLAQEHIGAAQLLDGLGEEERHYAAACRELLEERERAQAVWDAQRTQLAEAERVNARLDERDAARRQAEALEARGGEMSGLAERLEAAERAERLAPYDEQARRAAAETAAVERRRREAEEAAAQAARELEAAGAAASAEQEREPERQAAGREQERLAGLLPLVRTLGERRAELARLRAEERRVGAELERAGAALEAARAERRERQGRLEQLEQAVEPLPQLERRLEQLLRRHEALRAMLEASRQAQALERSRDEREHAALASREAADRLEQRWIEGQAGRLAEHLHDGKPCPVCGSEAHPRKASADAEPVRREELQEAKATLLHLERELAAAAAQAAAAQERLAEAEGRRAELEIGAEPLERQLEQTLEEGRRVRGECQRLQVLQAERGPLREAMAALERRLETLEAERERLQALLQPLALDAAAREARLEAELAAVPEPLQDAAELERRHEASARLAAQLAAALRAAQERHGRAGTAAAETAARLAGLAEQAREAELAAAAAAERLAAELAAGGFASADAWRAARLDEARRGEARRALEAYRAELAAQRRLAEELERELAGRERGALEELAAEARRLGGEREAADARWREADRRRGQAQALGAAAAEAARRCAATEAELEEVADLHEMLKGDNALKISFERYILIEFLEQILHAANERLHELSSGQFVLERSGRLEARGRQSGLGLDVYDSYTGQNRDVKSLSGGEKFNASLALALGMTDVIQSSRGGVSIEMMFIDEGFGSLDEESLGRAISALADLHEAGRLIGVISHVQELKDAFPAVLEVSKTKEGHSSTRLLLK; this is translated from the coding sequence ATGAGGCCGATCACGCTGAGCATGACGGCCTTCGGGCCTTATCGCGACGAGGAGGCGATCGACTTCGAGCCGCTGCGCGGCAGGGGGCTGTTCGTCATCTCCGGCCAGACCGGCGCCGGCAAGACGACCGTCTTCGACGCGCTCTGCTACGCGCTCTATGGCGCGGCGAGCGGAGAGGACCGCGCGGAGACGCGGCTGCTGCGCAGCCACTTCGCGGGGGACGACCAGCCGACGTCGGTCGAGCTCGTGTTCGAGACCAAGGGACGCCGCTACCGCGTGTTCCGGCAGATGGCCCACCGCCGGGCAGGCAACAAGAGCGAGACCGGCGGCAAGGCGGAGCTGTACGAGCTGTCCGCAGGCGGCGAGGCCCCGGCGGTCGACCGCTTCCATGTCAAGGAGGTGGACGCGCGGCTGGAGGAGCTCGTCGGCCTGACGCGGGACCAGTTCATCCAGATCGTCATGCTGCCGCAGGGCGAGTTCCGCAAGCTGCTCACCTCCGACACGGAGAACAAGGAGGAGATTCTGCGGCGGCTGTTCGGCACGGAGCTGTACCGGCGGCTGGAGGAAAGCTTCGCCGCTCGCGCCCGCGAGCTGCGCGAGGCCGTCAAGGGCGATCGGCAGCGGCTGCTCTATATCGGCGAGCAGGCTAGGGCTGATCTGCCCGCCCGCGAGGAGAGCCGGCTCGCCGCCGTGCTCGCGCAGGAGCATATCGGCGCTGCGCAGCTGCTGGACGGGCTCGGCGAGGAGGAGCGGCATTATGCGGCGGCTTGCCGCGAGCTGCTGGAGGAGCGGGAGCGGGCGCAGGCCGTCTGGGATGCCCAGCGGACGCAGCTCGCCGAGGCGGAGCGAGTGAACGCGCGGCTCGACGAGCGGGACGCCGCGCGCCGCCAGGCGGAGGCGCTGGAGGCGCGCGGCGGCGAGATGAGCGGACTCGCCGAGCGGCTCGAGGCCGCGGAGCGGGCGGAGCGGCTCGCGCCGTACGACGAGCAGGCGCGCCGCGCCGCGGCCGAGACGGCGGCGGTGGAGCGCCGCCGGCGCGAGGCGGAGGAGGCGGCCGCGCAGGCCGCCCGCGAGCTGGAGGCGGCGGGTGCGGCCGCCTCGGCGGAGCAGGAGCGCGAGCCCGAGCGGCAGGCGGCCGGCCGCGAGCAGGAGCGGCTCGCGGGACTGCTGCCGCTCGTGCGCACGCTCGGCGAGCGCCGGGCGGAGCTGGCGCGGCTGCGCGCCGAGGAGCGCCGCGTCGGCGCGGAGCTGGAGCGCGCCGGGGCCGCGCTGGAGGCCGCGCGCGCCGAGCGCCGCGAGCGCCAGGGGCGGCTGGAGCAGCTGGAGCAGGCCGTGGAGCCGCTGCCGCAGCTCGAGCGGCGGCTGGAGCAGCTGCTGCGCCGCCACGAGGCGCTGCGGGCGATGCTCGAGGCGAGCCGCCAGGCGCAGGCGCTGGAGCGCTCCCGCGATGAGCGCGAGCACGCCGCGCTGGCGAGCCGCGAGGCGGCGGACCGGCTGGAGCAGCGCTGGATCGAGGGGCAGGCGGGACGCCTCGCCGAGCATCTGCATGACGGCAAGCCGTGTCCGGTGTGCGGCAGCGAGGCGCATCCGCGCAAGGCTTCGGCCGATGCCGAGCCGGTGCGCCGCGAGGAGCTGCAGGAGGCCAAGGCCACGCTGCTGCATCTCGAGCGCGAGCTCGCCGCCGCGGCGGCGCAGGCCGCGGCCGCGCAGGAGCGCCTCGCCGAGGCCGAAGGGCGGCGCGCGGAGCTTGAGATCGGAGCCGAGCCGCTGGAGCGGCAGCTGGAGCAGACGCTCGAGGAGGGCCGCCGGGTCCGCGGCGAATGCCAGCGGCTGCAGGTGCTGCAGGCGGAGCGCGGGCCGCTGCGCGAAGCGATGGCCGCGCTGGAGCGCCGGCTGGAGACGCTGGAGGCGGAGCGCGAGCGGCTGCAGGCGCTGCTCCAGCCGCTCGCGCTGGACGCGGCGGCGCGGGAAGCCCGCCTGGAGGCGGAGCTGGCGGCGGTGCCGGAGCCGCTGCAGGACGCGGCGGAGCTGGAGCGCCGGCACGAGGCGTCGGCGCGGCTGGCCGCGCAGCTGGCCGCCGCGCTGCGCGCCGCGCAGGAGCGCCATGGGCGCGCCGGCACGGCTGCGGCGGAGACGGCGGCGCGGCTCGCGGGGCTTGCGGAGCAGGCGCGCGAGGCGGAGCTGGCCGCCGCTGCGGCGGCCGAGCGGCTCGCGGCGGAGCTCGCCGCCGGCGGGTTCGCCTCGGCGGACGCGTGGCGCGCGGCGCGCCTGGACGAGGCGCGGCGGGGCGAGGCCCGGCGGGCGCTGGAGGCGTATCGCGCGGAGCTGGCCGCGCAGCGGCGGCTCGCCGAGGAGCTGGAGCGCGAGCTTGCCGGACGGGAGCGCGGCGCGCTCGAGGAGCTGGCGGCGGAGGCGCGCCGGCTCGGCGGCGAGCGGGAGGCGGCCGACGCCCGCTGGCGCGAGGCGGACCGCCGCCGCGGCCAGGCGCAGGCGCTCGGCGCGGCCGCGGCCGAGGCGGCGCGGCGCTGCGCCGCGACGGAGGCCGAGCTCGAGGAGGTCGCCGATCTGCATGAGATGCTCAAAGGCGACAACGCGCTCAAGATTTCGTTCGAGCGCTATATCCTGATCGAGTTCCTCGAGCAGATCCTGCATGCCGCCAACGAGCGGCTGCATGAGCTGTCGAGCGGCCAGTTCGTGCTGGAGCGCAGCGGCCGTCTCGAGGCGCGGGGGCGGCAGAGCGGCCTCGGCCTCGACGTCTACGACAGCTATACGGGGCAGAACCGCGACGTCAAGTCGCTGTCCGGGGGCGAGAAGTTCAACGCCTCGCTGGCGCTCGCGCTCGGCATGACCGACGTCATCCAGTCGAGCCGCGGCGGCGTTTCCATCGAGATGATGTTCATCGACGAGGGCTTCGGCTCGCTCGACGAGGAGTCGCTCGGCCGGGCGATCTCGGCGCTCGCCGACCTGCATGAGGCGGGCCGGCTGATCGGCGTCATTTCCCACGTGCAGGAGCTCAAGGATGCGTTTCCGGCGGTGCTGGAAGTGAGCAAGACCAAGGAAGGGCACAGCAGCACGCGGCTGCTGCTCAAATAA
- a CDS encoding 16S rRNA (uracil(1498)-N(3))-methyltransferase, whose product MQRYFVSPEQFGDSTVVLRGEDAHHMVKVMRMKAGDEAIVADGVSQEARVVLTQLSPSEVTADIAERLPMDREPLWRVTVAQGLPKGDKMELVIQKGTELGAFAFLPFQSERMVVQYDARKEAKRLERWGRIAKEAAEQAHRSRLPEVREVHGWKQLLADVPRHDLALFCYEAEGHAPGIRTGLGDRIRQARESGVLKDGEPQAVLLIVGPEGGFSPREAEEIQAAGALAAGLGRRILRAETAGLAGLAALMYESGEMGGRGTSCHR is encoded by the coding sequence ATGCAGCGATATTTCGTATCGCCGGAGCAGTTCGGCGATTCCACGGTCGTCCTCCGCGGGGAGGACGCCCATCATATGGTCAAGGTCATGCGCATGAAGGCGGGCGACGAGGCCATCGTCGCCGACGGCGTCTCGCAGGAAGCGCGCGTCGTGCTCACGCAGCTGTCGCCGTCGGAAGTGACCGCCGACATCGCCGAGCGGCTGCCGATGGACCGCGAGCCGCTCTGGCGCGTGACCGTCGCCCAGGGCTTGCCCAAGGGGGACAAGATGGAGCTCGTCATCCAGAAAGGCACCGAGCTCGGCGCGTTCGCCTTCCTGCCTTTCCAATCCGAGCGGATGGTCGTCCAGTACGACGCCCGCAAGGAGGCGAAGCGGCTGGAGCGCTGGGGCAGGATCGCCAAGGAGGCGGCGGAGCAGGCGCATCGCAGCCGGCTGCCCGAGGTGCGGGAGGTGCATGGCTGGAAGCAGCTGCTCGCCGACGTGCCGCGGCATGATCTGGCGCTGTTCTGCTACGAGGCAGAGGGCCATGCGCCAGGCATCCGCACCGGGCTGGGCGACCGCATCCGGCAGGCGCGCGAGAGCGGCGTCCTCAAGGACGGCGAGCCGCAAGCGGTGCTGCTGATCGTCGGGCCAGAGGGCGGCTTCAGCCCCCGCGAAGCGGAGGAGATCCAGGCGGCGGGCGCGCTCGCGGCGGGCCTGGGACGGAGAATATTGCGGGCCGAGACGGCGGGGCTGGCGGGACTGGCCGCGCTCATGTACGAGTCCGGAGAAATGGGAGGAAGAGGAACGTCATGCCATCGGTAG
- a CDS encoding class I SAM-dependent rRNA methyltransferase, which produces MSRAKLYLYKKKTKRLEQGQPWVYAGEIERMEGEAAPGAMVDVLAANGRYLASGYWNPASQIRVRVVSRQPEQELDEALLTARLEECRAHRERFVSEPDCRLVYGEADYLPGLVVDRFADVLVVQILTLGMDQRREELVRALVAVFRPKGIYERSDVGVRRLEGLEERTGVLYGDCPRYADIVENGIVMEVDLEEGQKTGYFYDQRENRASIAPLMKGWGARSGIRLERRPIAELSAGWEASAPAGGHGDGETALVPVNKSGKPVTYPLWDGATVLECFAHTGSFTLHACKYGAKKVTCLDVSEHAVETARRNVERNGFADRVEFVVDDAFQYLRRQVKGRDERSARAEGAKGVDTSRKLEEGGRTWDVVILDPPAFAKTKGAVEGACRGYKDINLHGMKLVNEGGYLVTASCSYHMSPELFLQAVQDAAADAGKSLRLVEWRAAGKDHPQLLGVSEGHYLKFAIFEVRSLA; this is translated from the coding sequence TTGAGCAGAGCGAAGCTTTATTTATATAAGAAGAAGACGAAGCGTCTGGAGCAAGGGCAGCCGTGGGTGTACGCCGGCGAGATCGAGCGGATGGAAGGGGAGGCTGCGCCCGGCGCGATGGTCGATGTCCTGGCGGCGAACGGGCGCTATCTGGCGTCCGGCTACTGGAATCCGGCCTCGCAGATCCGCGTTCGCGTCGTGTCGCGGCAGCCGGAGCAGGAGCTGGACGAGGCGCTGCTGACCGCCCGCCTCGAGGAGTGCCGCGCGCATCGCGAGCGCTTCGTGTCCGAGCCGGACTGCCGGCTCGTCTACGGCGAGGCGGACTATTTGCCCGGGCTCGTCGTCGACCGCTTCGCGGACGTGCTCGTCGTGCAGATTCTGACGCTCGGCATGGACCAGCGCCGCGAGGAGCTGGTGCGGGCGCTCGTCGCCGTATTCCGGCCCAAGGGCATCTACGAGCGCAGCGACGTCGGCGTGCGCCGACTGGAAGGACTGGAGGAGCGCACGGGCGTGCTGTACGGCGATTGTCCGCGCTATGCGGACATCGTCGAGAACGGCATCGTCATGGAGGTCGATCTGGAGGAAGGCCAGAAGACCGGCTATTTCTACGACCAGCGGGAAAACCGCGCCTCGATCGCGCCGCTCATGAAAGGCTGGGGCGCGCGCAGCGGCATCCGGCTCGAGCGGCGTCCGATCGCGGAGCTTTCGGCAGGCTGGGAGGCTTCCGCGCCTGCAGGCGGGCACGGGGATGGAGAGACCGCGCTCGTGCCGGTCAACAAAAGCGGCAAGCCCGTCACCTACCCGCTCTGGGACGGGGCGACGGTGCTGGAGTGCTTCGCCCATACGGGCAGCTTCACGCTCCATGCCTGCAAATACGGGGCGAAGAAGGTCACCTGCCTCGACGTATCGGAGCATGCCGTCGAGACGGCTCGCCGCAACGTGGAGCGCAACGGCTTCGCGGACCGGGTGGAATTCGTCGTGGACGACGCTTTCCAATACTTGCGCCGCCAGGTGAAGGGCCGGGACGAGCGCAGCGCGCGCGCCGAAGGCGCCAAAGGCGTCGATACGTCCCGCAAGCTGGAGGAGGGCGGCCGCACCTGGGACGTCGTCATCCTCGACCCGCCGGCCTTCGCCAAGACGAAGGGCGCGGTCGAAGGCGCCTGCCGCGGCTACAAGGACATCAACCTGCACGGCATGAAGCTCGTCAACGAAGGCGGCTACCTCGTCACCGCGAGCTGCTCGTACCATATGAGCCCCGAGCTGTTCCTGCAGGCGGTCCAGGACGCCGCGGCCGACGCGGGCAAGTCGCTGCGGCTCGTGGAGTGGCGCGCGGCGGGCAAAGACCATCCGCAGCTGCTCGGCGTGTCGGAGGGCCATTACCTGAAGTTCGCGATCTTTGAAGTGCGCAGCCTGGCCTAG
- a CDS encoding NUDIX hydrolase → MKEISAGGVVYRRTPEHGLQIQLIQDRYGKVSLPKGKMEPGETVEETALREIAEETGLEGRIVEPIDQIKYQYRHEAKGVVDKEVHYYLVEATGGSLQAQVEEIRGVEWFAPEEAWRRQKQSGYDNNDRIVAGALRLLGLGISGT, encoded by the coding sequence ATGAAGGAAATCTCAGCAGGCGGGGTCGTATACCGGCGGACGCCAGAGCATGGACTGCAGATCCAGCTCATCCAGGATCGGTACGGCAAGGTTTCGCTGCCGAAGGGCAAGATGGAGCCGGGCGAGACGGTGGAGGAGACCGCGCTTCGGGAGATCGCGGAGGAGACCGGCCTGGAGGGCCGGATCGTCGAGCCGATCGACCAGATCAAGTACCAGTACCGGCATGAGGCCAAAGGAGTCGTGGACAAGGAAGTCCACTATTATCTCGTGGAAGCGACCGGCGGCTCGCTGCAGGCGCAGGTCGAGGAGATCCGCGGCGTCGAATGGTTCGCGCCGGAGGAAGCGTGGCGCCGCCAGAAGCAGTCCGGCTACGACAACAACGACCGGATCGTAGCGGGCGCGCTGCGGCTGCTCGGACTGGGCATCAGCGGAACGTAG
- a CDS encoding Na/Pi cotransporter family protein: protein MLSSILIPALLGFAVFMLGMKLMEAALHRSAGRYVAAAVERFTRTPLHGLASGAAISAVLQSSTAVTVIAIGMVNAGILTLPRTLGIVLGTNVGTCLTTELIGLELERLAGPLLLAALAGWLLTAALGEMSPSGGSHRQRWLGPLRSASLAVFGFALLLAGISVMKSIGAAVQASPFYAWFMERSDDSLLWGLLAGAALTAVVHSSAAVIGMAMSLAAAGAMPPELGIAIVIGANVGTCLTAVLASIGGSRAGAGVAWFHVALNVGGAALFLPLTPQLAAAAAWFGGGASAQLAHAQTLFNVACSLLALPLCYLPLRRRSGRPRRDS from the coding sequence ATGCTCAGCTCCATCCTCATCCCCGCGCTGCTCGGCTTCGCCGTCTTCATGCTCGGCATGAAGCTGATGGAGGCGGCGCTGCACCGCTCCGCCGGCCGCTATGTCGCGGCCGCCGTCGAGCGCTTCACGCGCACGCCGCTGCACGGCCTCGCCTCCGGAGCGGCGATCAGCGCCGTGCTGCAGAGCAGCACGGCCGTCACCGTCATCGCCATCGGCATGGTGAACGCCGGCATCCTCACGCTGCCGCGCACGCTCGGCATCGTGCTCGGCACGAACGTCGGCACCTGCCTGACGACTGAGCTGATCGGCCTCGAGCTGGAGCGCCTCGCCGGACCGCTGCTGCTCGCCGCGCTTGCCGGCTGGCTGCTCACCGCCGCGCTCGGCGAGATGAGCCCCTCCGGCGGCAGCCACCGCCAGCGCTGGCTCGGGCCGCTGCGCAGCGCCTCGCTTGCCGTCTTCGGCTTCGCGCTGCTGCTCGCCGGCATCTCCGTCATGAAGTCGATCGGAGCCGCCGTGCAGGCCAGCCCGTTCTACGCCTGGTTCATGGAGCGCTCGGACGACAGCCTGCTGTGGGGCCTCCTGGCCGGAGCCGCGCTCACGGCCGTCGTGCACAGCAGCGCCGCCGTCATCGGCATGGCGATGAGCCTCGCCGCCGCCGGAGCGATGCCGCCCGAGCTCGGCATCGCCATCGTCATCGGCGCCAACGTCGGCACCTGCCTCACCGCCGTGCTCGCCTCCATCGGCGGCAGCCGCGCCGGCGCCGGCGTCGCCTGGTTCCACGTCGCCCTGAACGTCGGCGGAGCCGCGCTCTTCCTGCCGCTGACGCCGCAGCTGGCTGCAGCGGCCGCCTGGTTCGGCGGCGGCGCTTCCGCGCAGCTCGCGCATGCGCAGACGCTGTTCAACGTCGCCTGCTCGCTGCTCGCGCTGCCGCTCTGCTACTTGCCGCTGCGCCGCCGCTCCGGCCGCCCGAGACGGGACAGCTGA